A genomic window from Methylorubrum extorquens includes:
- a CDS encoding arginyltransferase, translating to MTSHPRDTPQFYLTAPSPCPYLPGQEERKVFTHLVGRRARDLNEILTQGGFRRSQTIAYRPACETCRACVSVRVVVEDFAITGSQRRILQRNAELIGTPEPNRPASEQYALFRRYLDARHGDGGMVDMTVLDYAMMIEDSHVDTHLVVYRERGPDSAIHGRGVGAPVAVCLTDVLADGLSMVYSFYDPAEASRSLGTYMILDHIRRARALGLPYLYLGYWVDGSRKMDYKAKFRPQERLMPQGWMRVE from the coding sequence GTGACGAGCCATCCGCGCGACACACCGCAATTCTACCTCACGGCGCCCTCCCCTTGCCCGTACCTACCGGGCCAGGAGGAGCGCAAGGTGTTCACCCACCTCGTCGGGCGGCGTGCCCGGGACCTCAACGAGATCCTGACCCAGGGCGGCTTCCGCCGCTCGCAGACCATCGCCTACCGCCCGGCCTGCGAGACCTGCCGCGCCTGCGTCTCGGTGCGGGTCGTGGTCGAGGATTTCGCCATCACCGGGAGCCAGCGGCGCATCCTCCAGCGCAATGCCGAACTTATCGGCACGCCGGAGCCGAACCGTCCGGCCTCCGAGCAATACGCCCTGTTCCGCCGCTATCTCGACGCCCGCCACGGCGATGGCGGCATGGTCGACATGACGGTGCTCGACTACGCGATGATGATCGAGGACAGCCACGTCGACACCCATCTCGTCGTCTACCGCGAGCGCGGGCCCGACAGCGCGATCCACGGCCGCGGCGTCGGCGCCCCCGTCGCGGTCTGCCTCACCGACGTCCTCGCCGACGGCCTGTCGATGGTCTACTCGTTCTACGATCCTGCCGAGGCCAGCCGCTCGCTCGGCACCTACATGATCCTCGACCACATCCGCCGCGCCCGCGCCCTGGGCCTGCCGTATCTGTATCTCGGCTACTGGGTCGATGGCTCCCGCAAGATGGACTACAAGGCCAAGTTCCGGCCGCAGGAACGGCTGATGCCGCAGGGCTGGATGCGGGTGGAGTAG
- a CDS encoding enoyl-CoA hydratase/isomerase family protein: MSGGQKASQQQALQRDVRELSAEPEIVFETRGEAGLITLTRPKALNALTLPMVEAMHRQLRAWAGDARVSRVVVRGSGGRAFCAGGDIRQIHALGKAGRHADVMAFWRGEYWLDATVKSYPKPYIALIEGIVMGGGVGISLHGDVRVAAGNYSFAMPETGIGFFPDVGATYALPRLPGCTGRYLALTGARIGAGDALAVGLATHTAQAEDFETIIERLAGGGAIARAFDGLDAPETETGPLVAERALIDACFSADTVTEVLARLDASARDGSAFAKATATTIRTRSPTSLTIALAQMRRGAGLSFAEAILAEYRLCERVMRGHDFYEGVRAVIVDKDNRPAWQPATLDAVDAGAIEAAFGPLDGPEPLFDGSQGPHEAAPAVEARS; this comes from the coding sequence ATGTCGGGTGGGCAAAAGGCCTCGCAACAACAAGCCTTGCAACGGGACGTGCGCGAGCTGTCGGCCGAGCCCGAGATCGTGTTCGAGACCCGCGGCGAGGCCGGGCTGATCACCCTGACACGGCCGAAGGCGCTCAATGCCCTCACGCTGCCGATGGTGGAGGCGATGCACCGCCAGCTCCGGGCCTGGGCGGGGGATGCGCGGGTCAGCCGGGTCGTGGTGCGGGGCTCCGGCGGGCGCGCCTTCTGCGCGGGCGGCGACATCCGCCAGATCCACGCCCTCGGCAAGGCCGGGCGCCATGCCGACGTGATGGCGTTCTGGCGCGGGGAATACTGGCTCGACGCCACGGTGAAGTCCTACCCGAAGCCCTACATCGCGCTGATCGAAGGGATCGTGATGGGCGGCGGCGTCGGCATCTCGCTGCACGGCGACGTGCGGGTCGCGGCCGGGAATTACAGCTTCGCCATGCCCGAGACCGGCATCGGCTTCTTCCCGGATGTCGGCGCGACCTACGCCCTGCCGCGCCTGCCCGGCTGCACCGGGCGCTACCTCGCGCTGACGGGCGCGCGGATCGGCGCGGGCGACGCGCTCGCCGTCGGCCTCGCGACCCACACGGCGCAGGCTGAAGACTTCGAGACCATCATCGAGCGGCTGGCGGGGGGAGGGGCGATCGCCCGCGCCTTCGACGGCCTCGATGCGCCGGAGACGGAGACCGGTCCCCTCGTCGCCGAGCGGGCGCTGATCGACGCCTGCTTCTCCGCCGACACCGTCACGGAGGTGCTCGCCCGGCTCGACGCGTCGGCGCGGGACGGCTCCGCCTTCGCGAAAGCGACCGCGACGACGATCCGCACCCGCTCACCCACCAGCCTGACCATCGCCCTGGCGCAGATGCGCCGCGGAGCCGGCTTGAGCTTTGCCGAGGCGATTCTGGCGGAGTACCGGCTGTGCGAGCGGGTGATGCGCGGGCATGATTTCTACGAGGGCGTGCGAGCGGTGATCGTCGACAAGGACAACCGGCCGGCCTGGCAACCCGCGACCCTGGACGCGGTCGATGCCGGGGCGATCGAGGCCGCCTTCGGCCCGCTCGACGGCCCCGAGCCGCTCTTCGACGGCAGCCAGGGCCCGCACGAAGCGGCGCCTGCCGTGGAGGCACGGTCGTGA
- the pqqA gene encoding pyrroloquinoline quinone precursor peptide PqqA: MKWSAPVVAEICVGMEVTSYESAEIDTFN; this comes from the coding sequence ATGAAGTGGTCTGCCCCCGTTGTTGCCGAGATCTGCGTCGGCATGGAAGTCACGTCCTACGAGTCCGCCGAGATCGACACCTTCAACTAA
- a CDS encoding diguanylate cyclase domain-containing protein translates to MTTRSAGDDAVDDGGGGVRPDLRFPELCRIARLLLDVPAASIRLSGDAGTWTDIDPAADPEFRQAVATAPGWPALGTPFVWCGDTREDAAFAAWSSAHGPGIRFLASIPFGPGRMGCLTVLGPSPREETAEGVERLTALAALADQALRLSQAARMAVEREADFRLLAEMSTDTIIRGNLQGVRLYVSPSIRNLLGYEPEELVGQKAIAIAHPDDAPAFRRFMEGVREARVDVAVIELRLQHKNGAWVWMEASLRLTHDPVTGAANGYVVSVRDVGKRKALEERLEHLASFDTLTGLPNRMQFGESLMVATERARRSRESVALFYMDLDRFKAINDTLGHEAGDVVLQTCAARLRTALRGADVVARLGGDEFTALLTLDRSELSRVAERLVASIGEPIPYKDTTLSVGLSIGIACTPQDGDRPDALLSSADQALYRAKAAGRNTFRFFTDAGAD, encoded by the coding sequence ATGACGACACGTAGCGCGGGCGACGACGCCGTCGACGACGGCGGAGGAGGCGTCAGGCCGGACCTGCGCTTCCCGGAACTCTGCCGGATCGCGCGCCTCCTGCTGGACGTTCCCGCCGCATCCATCCGCCTCTCCGGCGACGCCGGCACTTGGACCGACATCGATCCCGCCGCCGATCCCGAGTTCCGGCAAGCGGTGGCGACGGCCCCGGGGTGGCCCGCACTGGGAACCCCCTTCGTGTGGTGCGGCGACACCCGTGAAGACGCGGCCTTCGCGGCGTGGTCCTCGGCGCATGGCCCCGGCATCCGCTTCCTCGCAAGCATCCCGTTCGGCCCCGGCCGCATGGGCTGCCTGACCGTCCTCGGCCCGAGCCCCCGTGAGGAGACGGCCGAAGGCGTGGAGCGTCTCACGGCTCTGGCCGCCCTCGCCGACCAGGCACTGCGCCTCTCGCAGGCCGCACGCATGGCCGTGGAACGGGAGGCCGACTTCCGCCTGCTCGCGGAGATGTCCACCGACACCATCATTCGCGGAAATCTCCAGGGTGTCCGCCTCTACGTCTCACCGTCGATCCGAAACCTGCTCGGCTACGAACCGGAGGAACTCGTCGGGCAGAAGGCGATCGCCATCGCCCATCCCGACGATGCCCCCGCCTTCCGACGCTTCATGGAGGGCGTGCGCGAGGCCCGTGTCGACGTCGCCGTCATCGAACTCCGGCTCCAGCACAAGAACGGGGCCTGGGTCTGGATGGAGGCATCCCTGCGCCTGACCCACGATCCCGTCACGGGGGCGGCCAACGGCTACGTCGTCTCGGTCCGCGATGTCGGCAAGCGCAAGGCGCTGGAGGAGCGCCTGGAGCACCTCGCGTCGTTCGACACGCTGACGGGGCTGCCCAACCGCATGCAATTCGGCGAGAGCCTCATGGTCGCGACGGAGCGTGCCCGTCGCAGCCGTGAGAGCGTCGCGCTCTTCTACATGGACCTCGACCGCTTCAAGGCGATCAACGACACGCTGGGGCACGAGGCCGGCGATGTCGTCCTGCAGACCTGTGCGGCCCGACTCCGCACCGCCCTGCGCGGCGCGGACGTCGTCGCCCGCCTGGGAGGCGACGAATTCACCGCCCTTCTCACTCTCGATCGATCGGAGCTGAGCCGCGTCGCCGAACGCCTCGTCGCGTCCATCGGCGAGCCGATCCCCTACAAGGATACGACGCTCTCCGTCGGGCTGAGCATCGGCATCGCATGCACGCCCCAAGACGGCGACCGGCCGGACGCACTCCTGTCCTCGGCCGACCAAGCCCTCTATCGCGCGAAGGCCGCCGGACGGAACACCTTCCGGTTCTTCACCGATGCCGGGGCCGATTGA
- the ldtR gene encoding transcriptional regulator LdtR — translation MSTKAANTALKTTDAAPELQGAAGSYLEALHLVERLHRRLLDVIKDEFDRRGREDVNSVQALLLYNIGDKELTASELRSKGYYLGSNVSYNVKKLVEAGFLHHARSKTDRRSVRISLTPKGREIHDLIQGLYDKHARTIQPIGGISEDDFGRLNLALSRLERFWTDQIRYRL, via the coding sequence ATGAGCACGAAGGCCGCCAACACCGCCCTCAAGACCACCGACGCCGCCCCGGAGCTTCAGGGCGCCGCCGGCTCCTATCTCGAGGCGCTGCACCTCGTGGAGCGGCTGCACCGCCGCCTCCTCGACGTCATCAAGGACGAGTTCGACCGGCGCGGCCGCGAGGACGTCAACAGCGTCCAGGCGCTGCTGCTCTACAACATCGGCGACAAGGAGCTGACCGCGAGCGAGCTGCGCTCGAAGGGCTACTATCTCGGCTCGAACGTGTCCTACAACGTCAAGAAGCTGGTCGAGGCCGGCTTCCTGCACCACGCCCGCTCCAAGACCGACCGGCGCTCGGTGCGTATCAGCCTGACCCCGAAGGGCCGCGAGATCCACGACCTGATCCAGGGCCTCTACGACAAGCACGCCCGCACGATCCAGCCGATCGGCGGCATCTCCGAGGACGATTTCGGCCGCCTCAACCTCGCGCTGTCCCGCTTGGAGCGCTTCTGGACCGACCAGATCCGCTACCGTCTCTGA
- a CDS encoding uracil-DNA glycosylase, which produces METMTANHADTDARGDLISYLDFHVAAGVDAALDEQPHDRFAEAESAQAPAALRAEPAPRREALEPRREPLEQRREPLPPRREPPQRDAPPAEGPPLEFRRELPSRDAPAREPPRTYGNAAGAKPGEAADDARARAAQMKTLDELEALLRGFEGCGLRFTAKNLVFADGNPQARVMFVGEAPGADEDRIGKPFMGRSGQLLDRMMAAIGLDRTSAYISNVVPWRPPGNRNPTPQEISICRPFVERQIELADPDILVCLGAPATQTLTGTKDGILKARGRFYPYRLGDGREIRALATLHPAYLLRQPVQKRLAWRDFRMLKSALDGSAAGK; this is translated from the coding sequence ATGGAAACGATGACGGCAAACCACGCGGATACCGACGCCAGAGGCGACCTGATCTCCTACCTCGACTTCCATGTCGCGGCAGGCGTCGACGCGGCCCTCGACGAGCAGCCCCACGACCGCTTCGCCGAGGCCGAGTCCGCGCAGGCGCCCGCCGCCTTGCGGGCCGAGCCGGCCCCCCGCCGCGAGGCCCTCGAACCGCGCCGCGAGCCCCTGGAACAACGCCGTGAGCCCCTCCCGCCGCGCCGCGAGCCGCCGCAGCGTGACGCTCCCCCCGCGGAAGGGCCGCCCCTGGAGTTCCGGCGCGAGCTGCCGAGCCGCGACGCGCCCGCGCGCGAGCCTCCCCGCACCTACGGCAACGCGGCCGGCGCCAAGCCCGGCGAGGCAGCGGACGATGCGCGGGCACGGGCAGCGCAGATGAAGACCCTCGACGAATTGGAGGCGCTGCTGCGCGGCTTCGAGGGCTGCGGCCTGCGCTTCACCGCCAAGAACCTCGTCTTCGCCGACGGGAATCCGCAGGCGCGGGTGATGTTCGTCGGCGAGGCGCCGGGCGCCGACGAGGACCGGATCGGCAAGCCGTTCATGGGCCGCTCCGGCCAGCTCCTCGACCGGATGATGGCCGCGATCGGTCTCGACCGGACGAGCGCCTACATCTCCAACGTCGTGCCCTGGCGCCCGCCGGGCAATCGCAACCCGACCCCGCAGGAGATTTCGATCTGCCGCCCCTTCGTCGAGCGCCAGATCGAACTCGCGGATCCCGACATCCTCGTCTGTCTCGGCGCCCCCGCGACGCAGACCCTGACCGGCACGAAGGACGGCATCCTCAAGGCCAGAGGCCGCTTCTATCCCTACCGCCTCGGCGACGGCCGCGAGATCCGGGCGCTCGCCACCCTCCATCCGGCCTACCTGCTGCGCCAGCCGGTGCAGAAGCGCCTGGCCTGGCGCGACTTCCGGATGCTGAAGAGCGCCCTCGACGGGAGCGCCGCGGGCAAGTAG
- a CDS encoding electron transfer flavoprotein-ubiquinone oxidoreductase: protein MALPEREGMDFDVVIVGAGPAGLAAAIRLKQLSAQKGEELSVVVVEKGGEVGAHILSGAVVDPLGLDTLLPEWRNDPDRPLKTAVERDEFLFLTKNSGVTMPNLFFPKLLSNHGNFVGSLSNTVKWLGAKAEGFGVEIYPGFPAAEVLYDERGTVTGIATGDLGISRTGEARDDFTRGMELRAKYTVFGEGARGSLTKTLIDRFGLNRNSDHQKYGLGVKELWQLAPNKFEPGLVQHTMGWPLPNKAGGGSWLYHFDDHLLSVGFVTHLNYENPTLSPFEEFQRFKTHPMIAETFEGAKRIGYGARAIMEGGWQSVPKLVFPGGCLVGDSAGFVNVPRIKGSHNAILSGIQAADAIFDALVAGRQGDELTAYEEGWRDSPIGRDLKPVRNVKPLWSKYGTLVGVGLGGLDMWMNTIADASLFGTLGHGKPDHACLKPLSEVTPIVYPKPDGRLTFDRLSSVYLSNTNHEEDQPPHLKVKDMGLQKTSEHDVYGGPSSRYCPAGVYEWVEDKSASDGVRFQINAQNCVHCKTCDIKDPNQNINWVTPEGPGGPNYTNL from the coding sequence ATGGCGCTGCCCGAACGCGAAGGCATGGATTTCGACGTGGTGATCGTCGGCGCGGGACCCGCCGGCCTCGCCGCCGCGATCCGCCTCAAGCAGCTCTCCGCGCAGAAGGGTGAGGAGCTTTCGGTCGTCGTCGTCGAGAAGGGCGGCGAGGTTGGCGCGCATATCCTCTCCGGTGCCGTGGTCGATCCGCTCGGCCTCGACACTCTCCTCCCCGAATGGCGTAACGACCCGGACCGGCCGCTCAAGACGGCGGTGGAGCGCGACGAGTTCCTGTTCCTCACCAAGAACAGCGGCGTCACCATGCCGAACCTGTTCTTCCCCAAGCTCCTGTCGAACCACGGCAATTTCGTCGGCTCGCTTTCGAACACCGTGAAGTGGCTGGGTGCCAAGGCGGAAGGCTTCGGCGTCGAGATCTATCCCGGCTTCCCAGCAGCGGAAGTGCTTTATGACGAGCGCGGCACGGTGACCGGCATCGCCACGGGGGATCTCGGCATCTCCCGCACCGGCGAGGCGCGCGACGACTTCACCCGCGGCATGGAGTTGCGGGCCAAGTACACGGTGTTCGGCGAGGGCGCGCGCGGCTCGCTCACCAAGACGCTGATCGATCGGTTCGGGCTCAACCGCAACAGCGACCACCAGAAATACGGCCTGGGCGTCAAGGAGCTGTGGCAACTCGCCCCGAACAAGTTCGAGCCGGGGCTGGTGCAGCACACGATGGGCTGGCCGCTGCCGAACAAGGCCGGCGGCGGCTCGTGGCTCTACCATTTCGACGACCATCTGCTCTCGGTCGGCTTCGTCACGCACCTGAACTACGAGAACCCGACCCTGTCGCCGTTCGAGGAGTTCCAGCGCTTCAAGACCCATCCGATGATCGCCGAGACCTTCGAGGGGGCCAAGCGGATCGGCTACGGCGCCCGCGCGATCATGGAGGGCGGCTGGCAATCGGTGCCGAAGCTCGTCTTCCCCGGCGGCTGCCTCGTCGGCGATTCGGCGGGCTTCGTGAACGTGCCGCGCATCAAGGGCTCGCACAACGCGATCCTGTCCGGCATCCAGGCGGCGGACGCGATCTTCGACGCGCTCGTCGCCGGCCGCCAGGGCGACGAGCTGACCGCCTACGAGGAGGGTTGGCGCGACAGCCCGATCGGGCGCGACCTCAAACCGGTGCGCAACGTCAAGCCGCTCTGGTCGAAATACGGCACGCTCGTCGGCGTGGGCCTCGGCGGCCTCGACATGTGGATGAACACGATCGCCGACGCCTCGCTGTTCGGGACATTGGGCCACGGCAAGCCGGACCACGCCTGCCTCAAGCCCCTCTCGGAGGTGACGCCGATCGTCTACCCCAAGCCCGACGGCCGGCTCACCTTTGACCGGCTCTCCTCGGTGTATCTCTCGAACACCAATCACGAAGAGGATCAGCCGCCCCACCTCAAGGTGAAGGATATGGGGCTGCAGAAGACCTCCGAGCACGACGTCTACGGCGGTCCGTCGAGCCGCTACTGCCCGGCGGGCGTCTACGAGTGGGTGGAGGACAAATCCGCCAGCGACGGTGTGCGCTTCCAGATCAACGCGCAGAACTGCGTCCACTGCAAGACGTGCGATATCAAGGACCCGAACCAGAACATCAACTGGGTCACCCCGGAGGGGCCGGGCGGGCCGAACTATACGAACCTGTAG
- the hemB gene encoding porphobilinogen synthase — MSDATPRPLAIETAREAAPGAGPLSLTQRPRRNRKADWSRRLVREHTLTVDDLIWPLFVIEGEGRREPIASMPGVERLSVDEIVREAERAARLGIPAISFFPYTEPSLRDPTGSEALNRENLVCRAVRAVKRAVPEIGVMTDVALDPYTSHGHDGLIEAGAILNDETVAVLVEQSLIQAEAGTDIIAPSDMMDGRVGAIRTGLDRAGFRDVQIMAYAAKYASAFYGPFRDAIGTSAALVGDKRTYQMDPGNAAEALREVALDLAEGADSVMVKPGLPYLDIITRVKSEFGVPTFAYQVSGEYAMIEAAARNGWLDGDRAMTESLLAFKRAGADGVLTYYAPRVAERLRAGS; from the coding sequence ATGTCTGACGCCACCCCGCGCCCGCTCGCCATCGAGACCGCGCGCGAAGCCGCCCCCGGCGCGGGGCCGCTGAGTCTGACCCAGCGCCCGCGCCGGAACCGCAAGGCGGATTGGTCGCGCCGCCTCGTGCGCGAGCATACCCTCACCGTTGATGACCTGATCTGGCCGCTCTTCGTGATCGAGGGCGAAGGCCGCCGCGAGCCGATCGCCTCCATGCCCGGCGTCGAGCGCCTGAGCGTCGACGAGATCGTGCGCGAGGCCGAGCGCGCCGCGCGGCTCGGCATCCCGGCGATCTCGTTCTTCCCCTACACCGAGCCGTCCCTGCGCGACCCGACCGGCTCCGAGGCGTTGAACCGCGAAAACCTCGTCTGCCGGGCGGTGCGGGCGGTGAAGCGCGCGGTCCCCGAGATCGGCGTGATGACCGACGTCGCGCTCGACCCCTATACCAGCCACGGCCATGACGGCCTGATCGAGGCCGGCGCGATCCTCAACGACGAGACCGTGGCGGTGCTGGTCGAGCAGAGCCTGATCCAGGCCGAGGCCGGCACCGACATCATCGCCCCCTCCGACATGATGGACGGGCGCGTCGGCGCGATCCGTACCGGCCTCGACCGGGCCGGCTTTCGCGACGTGCAGATCATGGCCTACGCCGCGAAATACGCCAGCGCGTTCTACGGACCGTTCCGCGACGCCATCGGTACGAGCGCGGCGCTGGTCGGCGACAAGCGCACCTATCAGATGGATCCCGGCAACGCGGCCGAGGCCCTGCGCGAGGTGGCCCTGGATCTAGCCGAGGGCGCCGACTCGGTGATGGTCAAGCCGGGCCTGCCCTATCTCGACATCATCACTCGGGTGAAAAGCGAATTCGGCGTGCCGACCTTCGCCTACCAGGTGTCGGGCGAGTACGCGATGATCGAGGCCGCCGCCCGCAACGGCTGGCTCGACGGCGACCGCGCCATGACCGAGAGCCTGCTCGCCTTCAAGCGCGCGGGCGCCGACGGGGTGCTGACCTACTACGCCCCCCGCGTCGCCGAGCGGCTGCGCGCGGGCTCCTGA
- a CDS encoding DUF6163 family protein: MRALAKVGSTLDGRGRPSAGAGDRIEGTAPRAQTRWDVVLVWFMRITALVWLVKGLATWGEILDLIPGRTPFADLPMGRQSAIVYFAVIDFVAAVGLWLTSAWGGVVWLLAATSALTLALLTPQLLPMSVPVIAVQASIVAVYFVLSWLAARDVG, from the coding sequence GTGAGGGCGCTCGCCAAGGTCGGCTCGACGCTCGATGGGCGCGGACGCCCGAGCGCCGGGGCCGGCGACCGGATCGAGGGCACCGCGCCGCGGGCGCAGACCCGCTGGGACGTGGTGCTTGTCTGGTTCATGCGTATCACCGCGCTGGTCTGGCTCGTCAAAGGACTCGCGACCTGGGGCGAGATCCTCGATCTGATTCCCGGCCGGACGCCGTTCGCCGACCTGCCGATGGGACGGCAATCGGCGATCGTCTACTTTGCGGTAATCGACTTCGTGGCCGCGGTCGGCCTGTGGCTGACGAGCGCCTGGGGCGGCGTGGTCTGGCTGCTCGCCGCGACCTCGGCGCTGACGCTGGCGCTGCTGACGCCGCAGCTCCTGCCGATGTCGGTGCCGGTGATCGCAGTGCAGGCAAGCATTGTCGCTGTTTACTTCGTGTTATCCTGGCTGGCGGCGCGCGATGTAGGCTGA
- a CDS encoding RDD family protein, producing MTDFQPGYHPGYTNPAGMPGPGGFPVPYVRASLGGRTVAYLLDLAFIFVFTAVLATAIAILGVLTFGFAWMLFPILGVSGILYSAITVGGPKQSTLGMRMLGLRVVAPESGRPVDFLTAGIHALLFYVAISTFLLWCIDVVFGLVRSDRRLGHDLLLGLAVVRD from the coding sequence ATGACGGATTTTCAGCCCGGTTATCACCCCGGTTACACCAACCCGGCGGGCATGCCGGGTCCCGGCGGGTTTCCCGTGCCGTATGTGCGGGCGAGTCTCGGCGGGCGCACGGTCGCCTACCTGCTCGATCTCGCCTTCATCTTCGTGTTCACGGCCGTGCTCGCCACGGCGATCGCGATCCTCGGCGTGCTCACCTTCGGCTTTGCGTGGATGCTGTTCCCGATCCTCGGCGTCAGCGGCATCCTCTACAGCGCAATCACGGTGGGCGGCCCCAAGCAGAGCACGCTCGGGATGCGCATGCTCGGCCTGCGCGTGGTGGCGCCCGAGAGCGGCCGCCCGGTGGATTTCCTGACGGCGGGCATCCATGCGCTGCTGTTCTACGTGGCGATCTCGACCTTCCTGCTCTGGTGCATCGACGTGGTGTTCGGTCTCGTCCGCTCCGACCGGCGCCTCGGCCACGACCTGCTGCTGGGTCTCGCCGTCGTGCGCGACTGA
- a CDS encoding sugar O-acetyltransferase, which translates to MAETARELMLAGKPYRGDDPELIALRNAAKRRLLRLNAMEPEDAAGREAAIRELLGSAGSNPTICPGFACDYGGNITVGDDFFCNFNCVFLDCAPITIGHRAQIAPMVQLYTAEHPLDRASRAAFWESARPITIGDDVWIGGGAILLPGITVGDGAVIGAGAVVTRDVPAGAVVVGNPAKIVKRM; encoded by the coding sequence ATGGCCGAGACCGCACGCGAGCTGATGCTCGCCGGAAAGCCCTATCGCGGCGACGATCCGGAACTGATCGCGCTCCGCAACGCCGCCAAGCGGCGGCTCCTGCGGCTCAACGCCATGGAGCCCGAGGATGCGGCCGGCCGCGAGGCGGCGATCCGCGAGCTGCTCGGATCGGCAGGCAGCAACCCGACGATCTGCCCCGGATTCGCCTGCGACTACGGCGGCAACATCACGGTGGGCGACGATTTCTTCTGCAACTTCAACTGCGTCTTCCTCGACTGCGCCCCCATCACCATCGGCCACCGCGCGCAGATCGCCCCGATGGTGCAGCTCTACACCGCCGAGCACCCCCTCGACCGCGCCAGTCGCGCCGCGTTCTGGGAATCGGCCCGGCCCATCACCATCGGCGACGACGTTTGGATCGGCGGCGGCGCGATCCTGCTCCCCGGCATCACCGTCGGCGACGGGGCTGTGATCGGCGCGGGCGCGGTGGTGACCCGCGACGTGCCGGCGGGCGCGGTGGTGGTGGGCAACCCGGCCAAGATCGTGAAGCGGATGTGA
- the pqqA gene encoding pyrroloquinoline quinone precursor peptide PqqA: MKWSAPVVAEICVGMEVTSYESAEIDTFN; this comes from the coding sequence ATGAAGTGGTCCGCTCCCGTCGTTGCCGAGATCTGCGTCGGCATGGAAGTCACCTCCTACGAGTCCGCTGAGATCGACACCTTCAACTAA
- the ypfJ gene encoding KPN_02809 family neutral zinc metallopeptidase: protein MRWDDFRASENVEDRRGEGGGGGGFPGGGMGGLGIGTIVIVLLISWVTGINPAILLGGAQQMSGGGQQREQRVDPETQARRGEAPTDRAGQFATKILGNTEDVWNEILPNQTGRQYKPTTMVLYQGGTRSGCGMAQAAMGPFYCPLDKKVYIDLGFFKEMQTKFGVKGDFAYAYVIAHEVGHHVQDVLGILGKVQSRQQNASSKTEANQLSVRVELMADCLAGVWAKNSNDRWNAMDQSDIDEALKAASAIGDDKLQEKSQGYAVPDSFTHGSSEQRKRWFMTGYKSGQTKSCDTFRASRG from the coding sequence ATGCGCTGGGACGATTTTCGCGCCTCTGAGAACGTCGAAGACCGGCGCGGCGAGGGCGGCGGCGGGGGCGGCTTCCCCGGCGGCGGCATGGGCGGCCTCGGCATCGGCACGATCGTCATCGTGCTGCTGATCTCCTGGGTCACCGGCATCAACCCGGCGATCCTGCTCGGCGGCGCGCAGCAGATGTCCGGCGGCGGGCAGCAGCGCGAGCAGCGGGTCGATCCCGAGACGCAGGCCCGGCGCGGCGAGGCGCCGACCGACCGCGCCGGCCAGTTCGCCACGAAGATTCTCGGCAACACCGAGGATGTGTGGAACGAGATCCTGCCGAACCAGACGGGGCGGCAATACAAGCCGACGACGATGGTGCTCTACCAGGGCGGCACCCGTTCGGGCTGCGGCATGGCGCAGGCGGCGATGGGGCCGTTCTACTGCCCGCTCGACAAGAAGGTCTATATCGACCTCGGCTTCTTCAAGGAGATGCAGACCAAGTTCGGCGTGAAGGGCGATTTCGCCTATGCCTACGTCATCGCCCACGAGGTCGGCCACCACGTGCAGGACGTGCTCGGCATCCTCGGCAAGGTGCAGAGCCGCCAGCAGAACGCGAGCAGCAAGACGGAGGCGAACCAGCTCTCCGTGCGCGTCGAACTGATGGCCGATTGCCTCGCCGGCGTCTGGGCCAAGAACTCGAACGACCGCTGGAACGCGATGGACCAGAGCGACATCGACGAGGCACTGAAGGCCGCCAGCGCCATCGGCGACGACAAGCTCCAGGAGAAATCGCAGGGCTATGCCGTGCCGGATTCCTTCACCCACGGCTCGTCCGAGCAGCGCAAGCGCTGGTTCATGACCGGTTACAAGAGCGGCCAGACCAAGTCCTGCGACACCTTCCGCGCCAGCCGCGGCTGA